In Molothrus aeneus isolate 106 chromosome 4, BPBGC_Maene_1.0, whole genome shotgun sequence, the following are encoded in one genomic region:
- the USP53 gene encoding inactive ubiquitin carboxyl-terminal hydrolase 53: protein MAWVKFLRKPGGNLGKVYQPGSILSLAPTKGLLNEPGQNSCFLNSAVQVLWQLDIFRRSLRGLTGHVCQGDACIFCALKAIFSQFQHSREKALPSDNMRHALAESFKDEQRFQLGFMDDAAECFENILERIHFHLVPNSETDMCTSKSCISHQKFAMTLYEQCVCRSCGASSDPLPFTEFVRYISTTALCNEVEKMMERHERLKPEMFAELLQAANTADDYRKCPSNCGQKIKIRRVLMNCPEIVTIGLVWDSEHSDLTEEVMRNLATQLYLPGLFYRVTDENAKNSELFLVGMICYTSRHYCAFAFHTKSCKWVLFDDANVKEIGTKWKDVVSRCIRCHFQPLLLFYANPDGTAVSPEDAPKQIIHWSQCKAAGGNGEDLGFEKHSAAKSDHVKENGIGDSTNQRSNKKLQPDNPAFTRSHIQASGGRGPAKLGYSEQKDRLKDLSRECAQKAADMKNFTSLRKDADRGPRKESGRQRDLIGEERSSAKSGSPPVGNGLRHCADQRIYGSQGRGPYRHESPAPQQAKLSAHVLGSNKAEPSPAGDKPVTRTRSDGVTGYDTDTSQDSRDRGSMRSRSKGWKPMRETLNVDSIFSETEKKQHSPKHKANLSSKSKHEKERGFNHWPKENQMQKGLMTIYEDETKQDTGSRSSLDSEGKGNAEKSKGFAERKIHGDNWQIQRTESGYESSDHISNGSANPDSPVIEGINTADAKNVKESASCSEQNLPTKKADSVVHSVPQQNRSFHAPDLRKDQINSEVNYRPHPHVGFPTELHLQVPSPPVKRAEMPETNRKFFPSSALQPAVKEIVKSDSRNKANEPSPCEWPHAERFEKLSVPVFCADSVPHPFPDNACGRKPIHSDFPPPAQPQSHHPRSLSHHTLGPKAGLVPCVPQGLQERPAVPPAPPSEHMGHLLRRADPLWVPEAVYQNVPPPLPPKKYALSTLAGSENNSVADVKSTETLRNSPLRQTGAPSKSAAEASAVPAEQRLKEPFPGNEVFVHKPDSPPRLSVNEFWTVSENMLKKGSRHTGPSPAYADGNDNVSLTTYFSVDSCMTDTYRLKYHQRPKLYFTESGSFHKEKHSPAAAVDLNATYPPTLEPRHPTPEQRYKANAEGIHCSR from the exons GCCATCTTTTCCCAgttccagcacagcagagagaaagccCTCCCGTCAGATAACATGAGACACGCCCTCGCCGAAAGCTTCAAGGATGAGCAGCGCTTCCAGCTGGGATTCATGGATGATGCAGCAGAATGCTTT gaaaatATCCTTGAGAGGATTCATTTCCACTTAGTGCCAAACAGTGAAACAGATATGTGCACTTCGAAATCCTGTATTTCTCACCAGAAGTTTGCTATGACCCTGTATGAGCAG tgTGTGTGTCGCAGTTGTGGAGCATCATCAGATCCATTGCCTTTTACGGAATTTGTGCGTTACATTTCCACCACAGCTCTGTG taatgaagtagaaaaaatgATGGAGAGGCATGAACGTCTCAAGCCAGAAATGTTTGCAGAattgctgcaggcagcaaatACTGCTGATGACTACAGAAAGTGTCCT aGTAATTGTggtcaaaaaataaaaattcgtCGTGTTCTTATGAATTGTCCTGAGATTGTCACCATCGGTTTAGTCTGGGATTCAGAACACTCTGACCTGACAGAAGAGGTTATGCGGAATCTGGCAACACAACTTTATCTTCCAGGG CTGTTTTATAGGGTTACAGATGAAAATGCCAAAAACAGTGAGCTCTTCCTGGTGGGAATGATTTGCTACACGAGCCGACATTACTGTGCCTTTGCCTTTCACACCAAGAGCTGCAAATGGGTGCTGTTTGATGATGCTAATGTAAAAGAG attGGAACCAAATGGAAAGATGTGGTGTCCAGGTGCATTCGGTGTCACTTCCAACCATTGCTGCTATTTTATGCTAACCCAGATGGCACAGCTGTGTCTCCAGAAGATGCACCAAAGCAGATTATTCACTGGTCTCAAtgcaaagcagcaggaggaaatgggGAAGACTTGG gatttgaaaagcattctGCTGCTAAATCAGACCACGTGAAAGAGAATGGAATTGGAGATTCCACTAATCAAAGGAGTAATAAAAAACTTCAGCCAGATAATCCAGCATTCACTAGAAGCCATATTCAAGCAAGTGGTGGTAGAGGCCCAG CCAAGTTGGGATACAGTGAGCAAAAGGACAGGCTGAAGGATTTATCCAGAGAGTGTGCCCAGAAAGCTGCTGACATGAAAAACTTCACATCTTTACGGAAAGATGCAGACAGAGGACCAAGGAAAGAGTCTGGGAGACAAAGag ACTTGATTGGGGAAGAGCGTTCCAGTGCTAAGTCAGGGTCTCCTCCGGTCGGAAATGGACTGAGGCACTGCGCGGATCAGCGGATCTACggcagccagggaaggggcCCTTACAGGCACGAGAGCCCAGCACCTCAGCAGGCAAAGCTTTCTGCCCATGTGCTTGGATCAAACAAAGCAGAACCTTCTCCTGCAGGGGACAAACCAGTGACAAGGACTCGGAGCGATGGCGTCACTGGTTACGACACGGACACCAGCCAAGACTCCAGGGACAGAGGAAGtatgaggagcaggagcaaagGTTGGAAACCAATGAGAGAGACACTGAATGTAGACAGCATTTTCAGTGAGACTgagaagaagcagcacagcccaaagcaCAAAGCAAACCTGAGCAGTAAATCTAAGCACGAAAAGGAGCGGGGCTTTAACCACTGGCCCAAGGAGAACCAAATGCAGAAGGGTTTAATGACTATATATGAAGATGAGACAAAACAGGATACAGGAAGTCGAAGTTCACTGGATtctgagggaaaagggaatgctgaaaaaagcaagggatttgcagagagaaaaatccaTGGTGATAACTGGCAAATTCAGAGGACAGAATCTGGGTATGAAAGCAGTGACCATATCAGCAACGGCTCCGCAAATCCAGACTCCCCTGTTATTGAAGGAATCAATACAGCAGATGCCAAGAATGTGAAGGAAAGTGCTTCCTGCAG TGAACAGAACTTGCCAACCAAAAAAGCTGACAGTGTGGTACATTCAGTACCCCAGCAGAACAGAAGCTTCCATG ccCCAGATTTGAGGAAAGACCAGATCAATTCTGAAGTTAACTACAGACCTCATCCTCATGTTGGTTTCCCAACAGAATTACACTTGCAGGTGCCCAGTCCTCCAGTAAAGAG AGCTGAAATGCCTGAGACCAACAGGAAATTTTTCCCATcatcagctctgcagccagctgtcAAAGAGATTGTGAAGTCAGACAGCAGGAACAAGGCAAACGAGCCGAGCCCTTGCGAGTGGCCTCACGCAGAGAGGTTTGAGAAGCTGAGCGTGCCGGTGTTCTGTGCAGACAGCGTGCCCCACCCCTTCCCAGACAATGCCTGCGGCAGGAAGCCCATCCACAGTGACTTTCccccccctgcccagccgcaGTCCCACCACCCAAGAAGTCTGTCCCATCACACTCTGGGTcccaaggcagggctggtgccctGTGTGCCTCAGGGCTTGCAGGAAAGGCCGGCGGTGCCGCCCGCCCCTCCCAGTGAGCACATGGGGCACCTGCTCCGGAGAGCAGATCCCCTCTGGGTGCCTGAAGCCGTGTACCAGAACGTTCCTCCCCCCTTACCCCCAAAGAAATACGCTCTGAGCACTTTGGCAGGATCAGAGAATAACTCGGTAGCAGATGTAAAATCAACGGAAACGTTGCGAAATAGTCCCTTAAGGCAAACAGGCGCACCTTCAAAATCTGCAGCAGAAGCAAGTGCAGTCCCAGCTGAACAAAGGCTTAAGGAGCCCTTTCCAGGGAATGAAGTGTTTGTTCATAAACCAGATTCTCCACCTCGCTTATCAGTTAATGAGTTCTGGACCGTGTCTGAGAACATGCTGAAGAAAGGATCTCGTCACACGGGACCCAGCCCTGCCTATGCGGATGGGAACGACAACGTGTCCCTAACCACTTACTTCTCAGTAGACAGCTGCATGACTGACACCTACAGGCTCAAGTACCACCAGAGACCCAAGCTCTATTTCACAGAGAGTGGAAGCTTCCACAAGGAGAAGcattctccagcagctgcagtggatCTGAATGCCACATACCCCCCCACTCTGGAGCCCAGGCATCCCACCCCTGAACAGAGGTACAAGGCAAATGCAGAAGGAATACACTGCAGTCGATAG
- the FABP2 gene encoding fatty acid-binding protein, intestinal, with protein MAFDGTWKVDRNENYEKFMEAMGIGMMKRKLGAHDNLKITIQQNGDKFNVKEASNFRTIEIEFTLGVSFEYSLADGTELTGAWTLEGNKLVATFTRKDNGKVLKATREIVGDELVQTYLYEGVESKRFFKRG; from the exons atggcatTCGACGGCACTTGGAAAGTTGACAGAAATGAGAACTATGAGAAGTTCATGGAGGCCATGG GTATTGGCATGATGAAAAGAAAGCTGGGAGCCCACGACAATCTGAAGATCACCATCCAGCAAAATGGGGACAAATTTAATGTCAAAGAAGCCAGCAACTTCCGAACCATAGAGATTGAATTTACTCTGGGAGTCAGCTTTGAGTACAGCCTGGCTGATGGGACTGAACTTACT GGTGCTTGGACCCTGGAAGGAAATAAACTTGTGGCCACATTTACCAGAAAAGACAATGGAAAAGTACTTAAAGCAACCAGAGAAATCGTGGGTGATGAACTCGTTCAG ACCTACCTATACGAAGGAGTTGAGTCCAAGAGATTCTTCAAAAGGGGCTAA